A region from the Anaerolineae bacterium genome encodes:
- a CDS encoding 50S ribosomal protein L24, protein MKIHKGDTVEVITGRDKGKRGEVIRVLPKESRVVVQGVNIRKKHQRQIQTQGRTVTPGIIEFEAPIHISNVMLVCPKCDEPTRVGVQRIEGWPKRVCKRCGALIDD, encoded by the coding sequence GTGAAGATTCACAAAGGCGACACGGTCGAGGTGATTACCGGCCGAGACAAGGGGAAGCGCGGCGAGGTGATCCGTGTGCTCCCCAAAGAGTCTCGGGTGGTGGTGCAGGGCGTCAACATCCGCAAAAAGCATCAACGCCAGATTCAGACTCAGGGGCGCACGGTAACGCCGGGCATCATTGAGTTCGAGGCGCCGATTCACATTTCCAATGTGATGCTGGTGTGCCCCAAGTGCGATGAGCCCACGCGGGTGGGTGTGCAGCGCATTGAGGGTTGGCCCAAGCGGGTGTGCAAGCGCTGCGGGGCGTTGATTGACGATTAG
- the rpmD gene encoding 50S ribosomal protein L30 → MAKKKERILWITLVKSPIGYSRRQRGTLRALGLRRMHQTVEHKDTPVIRGMIAAVSHLVRVEEE, encoded by the coding sequence ATGGCTAAGAAGAAGGAGCGCATCCTGTGGATTACTTTGGTGAAGAGCCCCATTGGATATTCCCGCCGTCAGCGGGGCACGCTGCGGGCCCTGGGCCTGCGACGCATGCACCAGACGGTGGAGCACAAGGATACCCCGGTGATTCGCGGTATGATCGCTGCGGTGAGTCATCTGGTGCGAGTGGAAGAGGAGTAG
- a CDS encoding type Z 30S ribosomal protein S14 yields MAKKCMQYRNQRKKYKVQYRNRCRICGRPRGYIRKFGVCRICFRELALEGKIPGVKKASW; encoded by the coding sequence ATGGCCAAAAAGTGCATGCAGTATCGCAATCAGCGCAAGAAGTATAAGGTGCAATATCGCAATCGTTGCCGCATTTGTGGACGTCCGCGGGGTTACATCCGCAAGTTTGGCGTGTGTCGGATTTGTTTCCGTGAGTTGGCCCTGGAAGGCAAAATTCCCGGCGTGAAGAAGGCCTCGTGGTAG
- the rpsC gene encoding 30S ribosomal protein S3 — translation MGRKVHPIGFRLGINKTWEARWYAEGRNYTEQLHQDLAIRKRIRALASNAGISRIEIERYPNKVKVYINTAKPGILIGRKGESIKRIRRELEALVGSKVEVEVKEIKNPDLDAYLVAQNIAGQLERRVSYRRAMQRAIQQAMRQGAKGIKIQVAGRLAGAEMARTVWLREGRVPLQTLRADIDYAKAEALTTYGRIGVKVWIYKGEVLPEAEEEVPEATEGVYVSE, via the coding sequence ATGGGTCGCAAAGTACATCCGATTGGCTTTCGCCTGGGGATCAACAAAACCTGGGAGGCCCGCTGGTATGCGGAGGGCCGGAATTACACCGAACAGTTGCATCAGGATCTGGCCATCCGGAAGCGCATCCGGGCGCTGGCGTCCAATGCCGGGATCTCCCGCATCGAGATCGAGCGTTACCCCAACAAGGTGAAGGTGTATATCAACACGGCCAAACCGGGCATCCTCATCGGCCGCAAGGGCGAAAGCATCAAGCGCATTCGCCGGGAACTGGAGGCCCTGGTGGGCTCCAAAGTCGAGGTGGAGGTCAAGGAGATCAAGAATCCCGACCTGGATGCCTATCTGGTGGCGCAGAACATCGCCGGTCAGTTGGAGCGGCGGGTGAGTTATCGGCGGGCCATGCAGCGGGCCATCCAGCAGGCCATGCGTCAGGGCGCCAAGGGGATCAAGATTCAGGTCGCCGGTCGTCTGGCGGGGGCTGAGATGGCGCGCACGGTGTGGCTGCGCGAGGGCCGGGTGCCGCTGCAGACCTTGCGGGCCGATATCGATTACGCCAAAGCCGAGGCCCTGACCACCTATGGGCGTATTGGCGTCAAGGTGTGGATTTACAAGGGCGAGGTGCTGCCCGAGGCCGAAGAAGAGGTGCCGGAGGCCACGGAAGGCGTGTATGTGAGCGAGTAA
- a CDS encoding adenylate kinase — MPTYIVLLGAPGAGKGTQAKILAQKTGLPHISSGDIFREHLKNDTELGRLARQYMERGALVPDDVTIAMIRERLSRPDCARGAILDGFPRTPAQADALDEMLREWNAQVDVVPFIQVPEEELVSRLAGRWICRAQGHIFHEKFNPPKQPGVCDYDGSELYQRSDDRPEVVRERIRVYYQQTAPLAAYYRERGLLREVDGTQSIEQVTQTLLSLLPPREDP, encoded by the coding sequence ATGCCGACCTATATCGTCCTGCTGGGCGCGCCGGGCGCGGGAAAAGGCACTCAGGCCAAGATCCTTGCCCAGAAGACCGGGTTGCCCCATATCTCTTCGGGCGACATCTTCCGTGAGCATCTGAAGAACGACACCGAGTTGGGGCGCCTGGCCCGCCAGTACATGGAGCGGGGCGCCCTGGTGCCGGACGATGTGACCATCGCGATGATACGCGAGCGCCTGTCGCGGCCCGATTGCGCTCGCGGAGCGATTTTGGACGGTTTTCCGCGCACCCCGGCCCAGGCGGATGCCCTGGACGAGATGTTGCGGGAGTGGAACGCGCAGGTGGATGTGGTGCCTTTCATTCAGGTGCCGGAAGAAGAGTTGGTGAGCCGGTTGGCCGGGCGCTGGATCTGCCGGGCGCAGGGACACATCTTTCACGAGAAGTTCAATCCCCCGAAGCAACCCGGGGTGTGCGACTACGACGGTTCGGAACTTTACCAACGCAGCGACGATCGCCCTGAGGTGGTGCGAGAGCGGATCCGGGTGTACTACCAGCAGACGGCGCCGCTGGCGGCCTACTACCGCGAGCGGGGCCTGCTGCGTGAGGTGGACGGCACTCAGAGCATCGAGCAGGTGACCCAGACGCTCCTCTCCCTGCTGCCGCCACGGGAGGACCCTTGA
- the rpsH gene encoding 30S ribosomal protein S8, which translates to MTMTDPIADMLTRIRNAVMAGHPRVEMPSSKMKVAIARILKEEGYIEGYQVIEGERPGHKVLRIRLKYVGERRHRRPVISGLERVSKPGRRIYAGVRELPWVKSGLGIAIVSTPKGVMTAERARKLGVGGEVICKVW; encoded by the coding sequence ATGACCATGACGGATCCCATTGCGGACATGTTGACGCGTATTCGCAACGCGGTAATGGCGGGGCATCCTCGGGTGGAAATGCCCAGTTCGAAGATGAAGGTGGCCATCGCCCGTATCCTCAAAGAGGAAGGGTACATTGAGGGCTACCAAGTGATCGAGGGTGAGCGCCCCGGCCATAAGGTGTTGCGGATTCGGCTGAAGTATGTGGGTGAGCGACGCCATCGCCGCCCGGTGATCTCGGGCTTGGAGCGGGTGAGCAAACCTGGCCGCCGGATTTATGCCGGGGTGCGGGAGTTGCCCTGGGTCAAGTCGGGCCTGGGAATCGCCATTGTGTCCACGCCCAAGGGCGTGATGACCGCCGAGCGCGCGCGCAAGTTGGGCGTAGGCGGCGAAGTGATTTGCAAGGTCTGGTAA
- the rpsE gene encoding 30S ribosomal protein S5, protein MSEYQPTQQESMEELEERTIEIARVAKVVKGGRRFTFRATVVVGDKRGRVGIGIGKAPAVPDAVRKASERARRNMVRINLYDTTIPHEVVGKVGGAVVLLKPASPGTGVIAGGGVRAVLEAAGVRDILTKSLGSNTLLNVVKATMQALEQLRSVDEVAKERGKNRDEVLPFWDRRKRHG, encoded by the coding sequence ATGAGCGAGTATCAACCGACGCAGCAGGAAAGCATGGAGGAACTGGAGGAGCGCACCATTGAGATCGCCCGCGTGGCGAAGGTGGTGAAGGGCGGTCGGCGCTTCACCTTTCGGGCCACGGTGGTCGTGGGCGATAAGCGCGGGCGGGTCGGGATCGGTATCGGCAAGGCCCCGGCCGTGCCCGATGCGGTGCGCAAGGCCTCGGAGCGCGCCCGCCGGAACATGGTTCGCATCAACCTGTACGACACCACCATCCCGCACGAGGTGGTGGGCAAGGTAGGCGGCGCGGTGGTGTTGCTCAAGCCCGCTTCCCCCGGTACCGGCGTGATCGCCGGTGGTGGGGTGCGTGCGGTGTTGGAAGCGGCCGGCGTGCGCGACATTCTCACCAAGTCCTTGGGGAGCAACACCTTGCTCAATGTGGTCAAGGCCACCATGCAGGCGCTGGAGCAGTTGCGCTCGGTGGACGAGGTGGCAAAGGAGCGCGGGAAGAACCGGGACGAGGTGTTGCCTTTCTGGGATCGGAGGAAGCGCCATGGCTAA
- the rplB gene encoding 50S ribosomal protein L2, with amino-acid sequence MGVKKFKPVTPGRRGMTGYTFEEITKTEPERSLIVPLKKHSGRNMYGRVTVRHRGGGNKRFYRIIDFKRDKRGIPAKVAAIEYDPNRTARIALLHYADGEKRYIIAPLGLKVGDTVMAGPGAEIRPGNALPIANIPTGTMIHNIELYPGKGGQLVRAAGTSAQLLAKEGDYAHIRLPSGEVRLVRQECYATIGQVGNVEHANIKLGKAGRKRHMGIRPTVRGSAMSPRDHPHGGGEGRQPIGLPGPKTPWGKPTLGYKTRRNKRTDKFIIRRRSKKSR; translated from the coding sequence ATGGGTGTCAAAAAGTTCAAACCGGTGACCCCGGGCCGTCGGGGCATGACGGGGTACACCTTCGAGGAGATCACCAAGACCGAGCCGGAGCGCTCGCTGATCGTGCCCCTGAAGAAGCACAGCGGGCGAAACATGTACGGCCGGGTGACCGTGCGCCATCGCGGCGGCGGCAACAAGCGCTTCTACCGCATCATCGACTTCAAGCGAGACAAGCGCGGCATTCCGGCCAAGGTGGCGGCCATCGAGTACGACCCCAACCGGACGGCGCGCATCGCCTTGCTGCATTACGCCGATGGCGAGAAGCGGTACATCATCGCCCCGCTGGGGCTGAAGGTGGGCGATACGGTGATGGCCGGGCCCGGTGCAGAGATTCGCCCGGGCAACGCCCTGCCCATCGCCAACATCCCCACGGGGACGATGATCCACAACATCGAGTTGTACCCCGGAAAGGGCGGGCAGTTGGTGCGGGCGGCCGGCACTTCGGCCCAGTTGCTGGCCAAGGAAGGCGATTACGCCCACATTCGCCTGCCTTCGGGCGAGGTGCGCTTGGTGCGCCAGGAGTGCTACGCCACCATCGGCCAGGTGGGCAATGTGGAGCACGCCAACATCAAGTTGGGCAAGGCGGGCCGCAAGCGCCACATGGGCATCCGGCCCACGGTGCGCGGTTCGGCCATGTCGCCGCGCGACCATCCGCATGGTGGTGGTGAGGGGCGGCAGCCCATTGGCTTGCCCGGTCCCAAGACCCCCTGGGGTAAGCCGACCCTGGGCTACAAGACCCGCCGCAATAAGCGGACCGATAAGTTCATCATCCGTCGGCGCAGCAAAAAGAGCCGGTAG
- the rplW gene encoding 50S ribosomal protein L23 — protein sequence MTTIYDVLRRPIITEKSNYLQRKLGQYVFEVAPGATKPMIKEAVETLFDVTVEKVRVMNMPAKRTRRWRNRRMAIRRPGYKKAIVTLAPGESIDVFEGVK from the coding sequence ATGACCACGATTTACGATGTGTTGCGACGACCGATTATCACAGAAAAGTCGAACTACCTGCAGCGGAAGTTGGGACAGTATGTGTTCGAGGTGGCTCCCGGTGCCACAAAGCCGATGATCAAAGAGGCGGTGGAGACTCTGTTCGATGTCACCGTGGAGAAGGTGCGGGTGATGAACATGCCGGCCAAGCGGACGCGCCGCTGGCGCAACCGCCGCATGGCCATCCGCCGCCCGGGTTACAAAAAGGCCATCGTCACGCTGGCTCCTGGTGAGTCCATCGATGTCTTCGAAGGGGTGAAGTGA
- the rplV gene encoding 50S ribosomal protein L22, whose product MAIDVRATARYIPISPRKVRRVVDLVRGKSVLEALTLLKFMPHRAAHPVYKVIHSAMANAEENFGLNREDLYIYRIYADEGPTRRKYRFAARGRVKPIRNRSSHITVILREREEA is encoded by the coding sequence ATGGCAATCGATGTCCGCGCAACGGCGCGTTATATCCCTATTTCGCCGCGCAAGGTGCGTCGGGTGGTGGATCTGGTGCGCGGGAAGTCGGTGCTGGAGGCGCTGACCTTGCTCAAGTTCATGCCGCACCGCGCCGCCCACCCTGTGTACAAGGTCATCCACTCGGCAATGGCCAACGCGGAAGAGAACTTCGGCCTCAACCGCGAGGACCTGTACATTTACCGCATTTATGCCGATGAAGGGCCCACGCGGCGCAAGTACCGCTTTGCCGCCCGTGGGCGGGTGAAACCGATCCGTAACCGCTCGTCGCACATCACGGTGATCTTGCGTGAGCGGGAAGAGGCGTAG
- the rplF gene encoding 50S ribosomal protein L6 — protein sequence MSRIGRLPVPVPDGVQVEIKGSHVWVKGPKGELAHTFPAAMKITYVPEVKVIKVERPSDERQYRAWHGMTRAIINNMVLGVTQGFEKVLEIVGVGYRAEVKGKNLVLHVGYSHPVEIAPPEGITFEVEGNTKIRVKGIDKQKVGQAAADVRKVRPPEPYKGKGIRYLGEQVRRKAGKTAK from the coding sequence GTGTCGCGTATTGGTCGATTGCCGGTGCCTGTGCCCGACGGTGTGCAGGTGGAGATCAAGGGATCTCATGTGTGGGTGAAGGGGCCGAAAGGTGAGTTGGCTCACACCTTCCCCGCGGCGATGAAGATTACTTATGTGCCCGAAGTGAAGGTGATCAAGGTGGAACGCCCTTCGGACGAACGCCAGTACCGGGCCTGGCATGGGATGACCCGGGCGATCATCAACAACATGGTGTTGGGCGTCACCCAGGGCTTTGAAAAGGTGCTGGAGATCGTGGGCGTGGGGTACCGCGCCGAGGTGAAGGGAAAGAACCTGGTGTTGCATGTGGGGTACTCCCACCCGGTGGAAATTGCGCCGCCGGAAGGGATCACCTTCGAGGTGGAAGGCAACACCAAGATTCGGGTGAAGGGCATCGATAAGCAAAAGGTCGGCCAGGCGGCGGCTGATGTGCGCAAAGTGCGTCCGCCGGAGCCGTACAAGGGGAAGGGTATCCGCTACCTGGGTGAGCAGGTCCGCCGCAAAGCGGGCAAGACTGCGAAGTAG
- the rplO gene encoding 50S ribosomal protein L15: protein MKLHELRPNLGAKRPRKRVGRGIAAGQGKTAGRGTKGQNARSGGGVRPYFEGGTLPLYRRLPYKRGFRPLNRVEYNEVNLDQLAERFEANAEVTPETLAAVGLVSEPKHPVVILGRGEIRIPLKVKVHRISKSARAKIEAAGGSVELIA, encoded by the coding sequence ATGAAATTGCATGAGTTGCGACCAAACCTTGGAGCCAAGCGCCCCCGCAAGCGGGTGGGCCGGGGCATCGCCGCCGGGCAGGGCAAGACGGCCGGCCGCGGTACCAAGGGTCAGAACGCCCGGTCGGGCGGCGGCGTGCGCCCTTACTTTGAGGGCGGCACCCTGCCCCTCTATCGCCGGCTGCCCTACAAGCGGGGCTTCAGGCCGTTGAATCGGGTGGAGTACAATGAGGTCAATCTGGACCAGTTGGCCGAGCGGTTCGAGGCCAACGCCGAGGTCACCCCGGAGACGCTGGCCGCCGTGGGACTGGTGAGCGAGCCCAAACATCCGGTGGTCATTTTGGGCCGCGGGGAAATCCGCATTCCCCTGAAGGTCAAGGTGCATCGCATTTCCAAGAGCGCTCGGGCCAAGATTGAGGCCGCGGGCGGCAGCGTGGAACTTATCGCCTAA
- the rplE gene encoding 50S ribosomal protein L5, whose protein sequence is MSVPLKEKYRKEVVPALMKSLGLKNIMQVPRITKMVVNIGLGEALDNPKAIDAAVQDLMTITGQRPVVTKARKNIAAFKLRAGRPIGVKVTLRGDRMWAFLDRLMNVALPRVRDFRGVSPNSFDGRGNYTLGLREQLIFPEIDYDKIDKVRGMEVTIVTTARTDEEGRQLLALLGMPFKKEG, encoded by the coding sequence ATGAGTGTGCCGTTGAAGGAAAAGTATCGGAAAGAGGTGGTGCCGGCCTTGATGAAGTCCCTGGGCCTGAAGAACATCATGCAGGTGCCGCGCATCACCAAGATGGTGGTCAACATCGGCTTGGGCGAGGCTTTGGACAACCCCAAGGCGATTGACGCAGCGGTTCAGGATTTGATGACGATCACCGGGCAACGGCCAGTGGTGACCAAGGCGCGCAAGAACATTGCGGCGTTCAAGTTGCGCGCCGGGCGGCCCATTGGGGTCAAGGTCACCCTGCGAGGAGACCGGATGTGGGCCTTCTTGGATCGCCTGATGAATGTAGCTTTGCCCCGGGTGCGCGACTTCCGCGGGGTCTCGCCCAACTCGTTCGACGGGCGCGGCAATTACACCCTGGGGCTGCGGGAACAGTTGATTTTCCCGGAAATCGATTACGACAAAATCGACAAGGTGCGTGGCATGGAAGTCACCATAGTCACCACGGCCCGTACGGACGAAGAAGGTCGGCAGTTGTTGGCCTTGCTGGGCATGCCTTTCAAGAAGGAAGGGTAG
- the rpmC gene encoding 50S ribosomal protein L29, whose product MKVAEIRQLSTEEIRARLDDAREELMKLRFQHVTGELVDTSRLRKTRRLIARLLTVLRERELAAETEGEP is encoded by the coding sequence ATGAAGGTCGCGGAAATTCGCCAGTTGTCCACGGAAGAAATTCGCGCCCGTTTGGATGATGCGCGCGAAGAGTTAATGAAGTTGCGTTTTCAGCATGTCACGGGCGAGTTGGTGGACACCAGTCGCCTGCGCAAAACCCGCCGTCTGATCGCCCGCTTGCTGACGGTGCTGCGCGAGCGGGAACTGGCGGCTGAGACGGAAGGTGAGCCATGA
- the rpsS gene encoding 30S ribosomal protein S19: protein MGRSLKKGPYVDPKLLKKIEEMNARGEKKVIRTWSRDSTIFPQMVGHTIAVHDGRRHVPIYITEAMVGHKLGEFAPTRTFRDHIVEKKKRR, encoded by the coding sequence ATGGGACGCTCTTTGAAAAAAGGGCCTTATGTTGACCCGAAGTTGTTGAAGAAGATCGAGGAAATGAACGCCCGCGGAGAGAAGAAGGTCATCCGGACCTGGAGTCGGGATAGCACCATCTTTCCTCAGATGGTGGGCCATACCATTGCCGTGCACGACGGCCGGCGTCATGTGCCCATCTACATCACCGAGGCGATGGTGGGGCACAAGTTGGGTGAGTTTGCCCCTACGCGGACGTTCCGCGATCACATCGTCGAGAAGAAGAAGAGGAGATAG
- the secY gene encoding preprotein translocase subunit SecY — protein sequence MKRSAWRYLWTAPDIRRKLLYTLGLLVIYRLAAHVPVPGVNREVIQNLLSGGGAAGAFLNLLDLLSGGTVANFSVLAMGVYPYITAQIILQILVPIIPSWKERMEEDPREGQKWMERWTYILSVPLAALQAIGQINLFSALVPGQQVLRNFGFSGSALLPSLAVILSMTAGTMFAIWLGELISEYGLRNQGLSLIIFAGIVARMPSNFARLLSDQQNRWFYLFISLVVLVLTVFLIVYVQQGRRNIPVMYPGRRVGMRMSMPVKGQLPLMVNMAGMIPLIFAQSLLALPGVVAGFLLNAKADWLANAAAGMQHAFSPTSGWYWLGYFLMVVLFTFFYTDVVFMQQSYGEQLRRAGAKIPGVPPGEPTQRYLTKVLRRITLPGALFLGLVAVLPYLLSLLFPSIAGAGSSGLLLISSAGLLIVVGVVRDIFFFIDAELRLHGYQESLLVR from the coding sequence ATGAAGCGTTCGGCTTGGCGTTACCTGTGGACCGCTCCCGATATCCGCCGCAAACTGCTCTACACCCTGGGGTTGCTGGTCATCTACCGCCTGGCGGCCCATGTGCCGGTGCCCGGCGTGAACCGGGAGGTGATTCAGAACCTGCTGAGCGGCGGTGGGGCAGCGGGGGCTTTCCTCAACCTGCTGGATTTGCTCTCGGGCGGCACGGTGGCCAACTTTTCGGTGCTGGCCATGGGGGTCTACCCCTATATCACCGCCCAAATTATCCTGCAAATCCTGGTCCCCATCATCCCTTCCTGGAAGGAGCGCATGGAGGAGGACCCGCGCGAGGGCCAGAAGTGGATGGAGCGTTGGACCTACATCCTCTCGGTGCCCCTGGCGGCGTTGCAGGCCATCGGGCAGATCAACCTTTTCTCGGCCCTGGTCCCCGGCCAGCAGGTGCTGCGCAATTTTGGTTTCAGCGGTAGCGCCCTGCTGCCGAGCCTGGCGGTCATCCTCTCCATGACTGCGGGCACCATGTTTGCCATCTGGCTGGGCGAGTTGATCTCGGAGTATGGGCTGCGCAATCAGGGGCTCTCGCTCATCATCTTTGCCGGTATTGTGGCCCGGATGCCCTCGAACTTCGCCCGGCTGTTGAGCGACCAGCAGAACCGCTGGTTTTATCTCTTCATCTCGCTGGTGGTGCTCGTATTGACGGTCTTCTTGATCGTCTATGTCCAGCAGGGGCGCAGGAACATCCCGGTGATGTACCCCGGCCGGCGGGTGGGGATGCGGATGTCCATGCCGGTGAAAGGGCAGTTGCCCCTGATGGTGAACATGGCGGGCATGATCCCGCTCATCTTTGCCCAATCCCTGCTGGCCTTGCCGGGGGTGGTGGCGGGCTTCTTGCTCAACGCCAAGGCGGACTGGCTGGCCAACGCGGCGGCCGGGATGCAACATGCCTTCAGCCCCACCAGCGGCTGGTACTGGTTGGGGTACTTCCTGATGGTAGTGCTGTTCACCTTTTTCTACACCGATGTGGTCTTCATGCAGCAGAGTTATGGTGAACAGTTGCGGCGGGCCGGGGCTAAAATCCCGGGTGTGCCGCCGGGGGAGCCCACGCAGCGCTATCTGACCAAGGTGTTGCGGCGGATTACCCTGCCGGGTGCCCTCTTCCTGGGCCTGGTGGCCGTGTTGCCCTATCTGCTGAGTTTGCTCTTCCCCAGCATCGCGGGGGCAGGCAGTTCGGGCCTGTTGCTCATCTCTTCGGCCGGTTTGCTCATCGTGGTAGGTGTGGTGCGTGATATCTTCTTCTTCATCGACGCCGAGTTGCGTCTCCACGGCTACCAAGAGAGTTTGTTGGTTCGCTGA
- the rplP gene encoding 50S ribosomal protein L16, giving the protein MLMPKRVKYRKQQRGRMKGKASRGAEVHFGDYGLQALEPGWVSARQIEAARRAIVRAVKRRGKVWIRIFPDKPVTKKPAETRMGSGKGNVELWVAVVKPGRIMFEIGGLPRELALEALRLASHKLSVKTKIVAREGLEEV; this is encoded by the coding sequence ATGTTGATGCCGAAGCGTGTGAAATATCGCAAGCAGCAACGCGGCCGGATGAAGGGGAAGGCTTCCCGAGGCGCCGAGGTGCACTTTGGGGATTATGGGCTGCAGGCGTTGGAACCGGGCTGGGTTTCGGCCCGCCAGATCGAGGCGGCCCGCCGCGCCATCGTCCGCGCCGTGAAGCGCCGTGGCAAGGTGTGGATCCGCATCTTCCCCGACAAGCCGGTGACCAAGAAACCGGCCGAAACCCGCATGGGCTCCGGTAAGGGCAATGTGGAACTGTGGGTGGCGGTGGTCAAACCGGGTCGGATTATGTTCGAGATCGGCGGTTTGCCGCGGGAGTTGGCGCTGGAAGCCTTGCGTTTGGCTTCCCACAAACTCTCGGTGAAGACCAAGATTGTTGCCCGTGAAGGGTTGGAGGAAGTATGA
- the rplN gene encoding 50S ribosomal protein L14, with protein MIQQESRLVVADNTGARELLVIRVLGGSKRRYGYVGDVVVATVKSASPTGSVKKSDVVKAVIVRAAKEWRRPDGSRIRFDDNAAVILDNDGVNPKGTRIFGPVARELRDKGFMKIVSLAPEVL; from the coding sequence ATGATTCAGCAAGAATCCCGTCTGGTCGTGGCCGACAACACCGGCGCACGCGAGTTGTTGGTGATTCGCGTGCTGGGCGGGTCTAAGCGCCGCTATGGGTATGTGGGTGATGTGGTGGTGGCCACGGTAAAATCCGCTTCGCCCACGGGTTCGGTGAAGAAGAGCGATGTGGTGAAGGCCGTCATCGTGCGGGCGGCGAAAGAGTGGCGTCGGCCCGACGGCTCCCGCATTCGCTTTGACGATAACGCGGCGGTGATTTTGGACAACGATGGGGTGAACCCCAAGGGAACCCGCATTTTTGGGCCGGTGGCGCGCGAATTGCGCGACAAAGGGTTCATGAAAATCGTGTCGTTGGCCCCTGAGGTGCTGTGA
- a CDS encoding 50S ribosomal protein L18, giving the protein MVEKNRRIARIRRHLRVRKKISGTPERPRLNVFRSLNHIYAQIIDDVAGVTLVSASTIDRELRPQMQGLKKTEQARLVGQALAQRALAKGITKVVFDRGGYKFIGRVKALADGAREGGLEF; this is encoded by the coding sequence ATGGTTGAGAAGAATCGCCGCATTGCACGAATTCGCCGCCACTTGCGGGTGCGCAAAAAGATTTCGGGTACGCCGGAGCGCCCTCGGCTGAATGTGTTCCGCAGCCTAAATCACATCTATGCGCAGATTATCGACGATGTGGCCGGGGTGACGCTGGTGTCGGCTTCGACGATCGACCGCGAGTTGCGGCCTCAGATGCAGGGCTTGAAGAAGACCGAGCAGGCGCGTTTGGTGGGCCAAGCGCTGGCCCAGCGCGCGCTGGCCAAGGGGATCACCAAGGTGGTCTTCGACCGAGGTGGCTATAAGTTCATCGGCCGGGTGAAAGCGCTGGCCGATGGCGCCCGCGAAGGTGGCCTGGAATTCTAA
- the rpsQ gene encoding 30S ribosomal protein S17, with protein sequence MNKRRRLEGVVVSDKMQKTVVVQVERTFRHPLYKKVVKRYKKFKAHDELGAKIGDVVRIVESRPISKTKHWVVEAILKRAEAATVEELLEAETAAEEALE encoded by the coding sequence ATGAACAAGCGGCGTCGGTTAGAAGGCGTGGTGGTTTCCGACAAGATGCAGAAGACGGTGGTGGTTCAGGTGGAGCGCACCTTCCGCCATCCCCTGTACAAAAAGGTCGTCAAGCGCTACAAGAAGTTCAAGGCCCACGATGAGTTGGGCGCTAAAATCGGGGATGTGGTGCGCATTGTGGAAAGCCGCCCCATTTCCAAGACCAAACACTGGGTGGTAGAAGCCATCCTGAAACGCGCAGAAGCAGCCACCGTGGAAGAACTGCTTGAGGCTGAGACGGCTGCTGAGGAGGCGTTGGAATGA